In Ascaphus truei isolate aAscTru1 chromosome 7, aAscTru1.hap1, whole genome shotgun sequence, one genomic interval encodes:
- the SH3BP4 gene encoding SH3 domain-binding protein 4, translating into MAAQKIRSANANGLPRCKSEGTLIDFSSGLPDPSLCEVKVLSPSSLRINDPASLENVKEVVAIKDYCPNNFTTLKFSKGEHLYVLDTSGGDWWYAHNSTEMGYIPSAYVQPLNYRNSSLSDSGMIDSLLESADEGMKELDLLGDWTDALNQNSAKTQHNNPFLRSSLSNPFLNGLLVAQPCVAPETSSTVDLLLFDHDVLSHDGSGSAETSTDALLDFLPHTGHPQTTEAPAPVRRDNPFFRSKRSYSLSELSVLQSKSESPATGSFFAGLKSPAPEQFQSREDFRTAWLNHRKLARSCHDLDLLGQNPGWGQTQPVETSIVCRLDSSGGAVQLPDTSISIHVPDGHVAPGETQQISLKALLDPPLELNSDKCSTVSPVLEVKLSNMEVQSFITLEMKVSAHLRNNVAPENGAGIKCLRSDCKEGPYSLVPQSYMYGDTVQVQLGNLEPCMYVAMVAQGQSIVYPSTVWEYISKRVTVALYGPKHIHPSFKAVVAIFGHDCTPKTLLVSEVVQHVFGSAPVTLQLWGKQQFVLNKPQDLKLCLFSNMSNYRVEAGDQGKMVRGFQLKLGKVSRLIFPINCQDPAQLSDFTLRVQVRDEEGGILSQFCVQTPQPPPKTGLRSTGPRRFLKKKEVGKIILSPLAVTCKYPTFQDRLVSNLKYGKLLKTVVRQSKNHYLLEYKKGDVVGLLSEEKIRLKGQLWTKEWYIGYYQGKVGLVHAKNVLVVGKAKSSFFSGPELTTGILLEQILRPCKFLTYIYASVRTLLMENIGSWRSFADALGYGNLPLSYFCRAEPESEPERVASVLEKLKEECNNNEAKEKKSFQKELMSALLRIDCQGLVVRLIQDFVLLTTAVEVAQRWRELAEKLAKVSRQQMDGYEAPHRDKNGLLDSEAMWKPAYDFLLTWSSQIGDSYRDVIQELHTGLDRMRSPITKRWKHLTGTLILVNSLETLRSAAFSTQEPDDCVI; encoded by the exons ATGGCTGCACAGAAGATCCGATCAGCGAATGCCAACGGCCTCCCGCGCTGCAAGTCCGAGGGGACCCTGATTGACTTCAGCAGCGGGCTTCCCGACCCCAGCCTCTGTGAGGTCAAAG TGCTGTCCCCTAGCTCCCTGCGCATCAATGACCCTGCGTCCCTGGAGAACGTGAAGGAGGTGGTCGCCATCAAGGACTATTGCCCCAACAACTTCACCACCCTAAAGTTCTCCAAGGGGGAGCACTTGTACGTGCTGGACACCTCGGGGGGCGACTGGTGGTATGCTCACAACAGCACAGAGATGGGTTACATCCCGTCCGCCTACGTGCAACCACTCAACTACCGCAACTCGTCCCTCAGCGACAGCGGCATGATTGATAGTCTTCTAGAAAGTGCAGATGAGGGGATGAAGGAGCTGGATCTCCTGGGAGACTGGACTGACGCCCTCAACCAGAACTCTGCCAAAACACAACACAACAACCCCTTCCTGCGTTCCTCCCTCTCCAACCCCTTCCTGAATGGGCTGCTGGTGGCCCAGCCATGTGTGGCTCCGGAGACCAGCAGCACAGTGGATTTGCTGCTCTTTGACCACGACGTTCTTTCCCACGACGGTTCTGGTTCAGCAGAAACCAGCACAGACGCATTACTGGACTTTCTCCCCCACACCGGTCACCCTCAAACGACTGAAGCGCCAGCACCCGTGAGGAGAGACAACCCATTCTTCCGGAGCAAGCGTTCTTACAGCCTCTCCGAGCTGTCTGTCCTCCAGTCCAAGTCTGAGAGTCCGGCCACGGGCAGCTTCTTCGCCGGCCTCAAGTCTCCGGCGCCCGAGCAGTTCCAGAGCAGGGAGGACTTCCGAACCGCGTGGCTCAACCACCGTAAGCTGGCCCGGTCCTGCCACGATCTGGACCTGCTGGGTCAGAACCCTGGCTGGGGTCAGACGCAGCCTGTGGAGACCAGCATCGTCTGCAGGCTGGACAGCTCGGGGGGTGCCGTGCAGCTGCCGGACACCAGCATCAGCATCCACGTCCCAGATGGACATGTGGCCCCTGGGGAGACCCAGCAGATTTCCCTAAAAGCCCTGTTGGACCCGCCTCTGGAACTGAACAGTGACAAGTGCAGCACGGTCAGCCCTGTGCTAGAGGTTAAGCTCAGCAACATGGAGGTGCAGAGCTTCATCACCCTGGAGATGAAAGTCTCTGCACATCTGCGCAACAATGTTGCCCCAGAGAACGGGGCCGGGATTAAGTGCTTACGGAGTGACTGCAAGGAAGGGCCCTATAGCCTGGTGCCACAAAGCTACATGTATGGGGACACCGTCCAGGTGCAGCTGGGCAACCTGGAGCCATGTATGTACGTGGCAATGGTGGCCCAAGGACAGAGCATTGTGTATCCTTCCACGGTTTGGGAATACATCAGTAAGCGGGTCACCGTGGCGCTGTACGGCCCCAAACACATACACCCCTCGTTCAAAGCCGTGGTGGCTATATTCGGCCATGACTGCACCCCCAAAACTCTGCTGGTCAGCGAGGTGGTTCAGCATGTCTTTGGGTCGGCTCCAGTGACCCTGCAGCTGTGGGGGAAGCAGCAGTTTGTCCTGAACAAGCCCCAAGACCTGAAGCTTTGCCTCTTCTCCAACATGAGTAACTACAGAGTAGAGGCCGGGGACCAGGGTAAGATGGTACGAGGGTTCCAGCTCAAGCTGGGCAAGGTCAGCCGGCTCATCTTCCCCATCAACTGCCAAGACCCTGCCCAGCTCTCGGACTTTACGCTCAGGGTACAGGTGAGAGACGAGGAAGGAGGTATCCTGTCCCAGTTCTGCGTCCAGACCCCTCAGCCACCTCCCAAAACCGGACTCCGATCCACAGGGCCGAGGAGGTTCCTGAAGAAGAAGGAGGTAGGAAAGATTATCCTGTCGCCTCTGGCGGTCACCTGCAAGTACCCCACCTTCCAAGACCGTCTGGTGAGCAACCTGAAATATGGGAAGCTGCTGAAGACGGTGGTGAGGCAGAGCAAGAACCACTACCTGCTGGAGTACAAGAAAGGGGACGTGGTAGGTCTACTGAGTGAGGAGAAGATCCGGTTGAAGGGGCAGCTGTGGACCAAGGAGTGGTACATTGGGTATTACCAGGGCAAAGTGGGCCTAGTCCATGCCAAGAATGTGTTGGTGGTGGGGAAGGCGAAGTCCAGCTTCTTCTCTGGCCCCGAGCTGACCACGGGCATTCTGCTGGAGCAGATCCTGCGCCCCTGCAAGTTCCTGACCTACATCTACGCCTCGGTGCGGACCCTACTGATGGAGAACATTGGCAGCTGGCGCTCCTTCGCCGACGCGCTGGGCTACGGGAACCTGCCCCTCTCCTACTTCTGCCGAGCTGAGCCGGAAAGTGAGCCCGAGAGGGTGGCGTCGGTGCTGGAGAAGCTGAAGGAGGAGTGCAACAACAACGAGGCCAAGGAGAAGAAATCCTTCCAGAAGGAGCTGATGTCG GCTTTGCTGAGGATAGACTGTCAGGGGCTGGTGGTGCGTCTCATCCAGGACTTTGTTCTGCTCACCACGGCGGTGGAGGTTGCCCAGCGCTGGAGAGAATTGGCTGAGAAACTGGCCAAGGTGTCCAGGCAGCAGATGGACGGTTACGAAGCCCCTCACAGAGACAAGAATGGGCTGCTGGACAGcgag GCCATGTGGAAGCCGGCTTATGACTTCCTCCTGACATGGAGCTCTCAGATCGGGGACAGTTACCGAGACGTAATCCAGGAGCTGCACACCGGCCTGGACCGAATGCGTAGCCCCATCACCAAGCGCTGGAAGCACCTGACGGGGACCCTCATCCTGGTCAATTCCCTGGAGACCCTGCGATCCGCCGCCTTCAGCACCCAGGAGCCGGACGACTGTGTTATCTGA